CCGAACTTGGTCGCCGACAGCTTGCCGGTCGGGTTGACTTTCAGTACCGCAAGATCGGATTTGGCGTCGCGCCCGACCACCTCGGCCTTGAGGCGGGCGCCGTCGTGGAAGATGACGGTGATTTCGTCCGCGTCCTGAATGACATGGTTATTGGTGGCGATGAAGCCCGCCTCGTCGACCACGAAGCCGGAGCCGAGTGACGTCGCGCGCCGTGGCCGCTGCTGTTGCTGGCCCTGGTTGCGTTCGAAGAATTCCTTGAAGAAATCCTCGAATGGCGAGCCGGGCGGCAATTGCGGCATTTCGAAGCCGCGTCCTTCGACGGTCTGGGTGGTGGAAATGTTCACCACCTTGGGCAGCAGTTCGCTCGCGAGGTCGGCGAAGCTGTCCGGCGCGGTGCGCGCCTGGGCGCCCGAAAGCGCGGTGAACGCGATCATGCCCGCCGTCAGTGCGACGAGGCGTGCGGCGCGGGGAACCGGGCGAACGGCATGGCCGCCGCGCCGGCTTGAAGATTCGAACAAGGTCATCATGGCAACATCCTGTCGGCCGGGGAAACCCAAGGCCCGCGACGCGCGGGTTTTCGACGGGGGCGTCGGCCGACGTGCACCCGGGATTTAGCCCGCCCCGAGGGGGCTTTCAAGTCGCCGGCGGGTCAACGCCGATCACCGCCGCGCGAGCCAGACCAAACCGACGCCCAAAACCGCCGCGGCCAGCCCGGTCGCGCGAATCGCGCTCGGCGGCAATTCGAGCGCGCGTGCCATCATCCGGCGCATCCCGTCCGGAAAAAGGGCGTAGAGGATTCCCTCGATGGCGATCGCCAGCCCCAGCGCGGCCACGAGGTCGATCATGCCGTGCCGCGCCGGAAAGGGTTCGGACCCTAGCGCTGGGGCCTGCGCGCGGGTTCGCCCGAGGCGCCGGCCGCGCCGCCGAAATAACGGAAAAACTCGGAATCGGGCGTGAGAATCATGGTCGTGCCGTCGGAGAGAGCGCCCTGGTAGGCCTCCAGCGTCCGGTAGAGCTCGAAAAACGCGGGGTCCTTGCCGAAGGCGCGGTTGAGGGTCTGGGTGCGGATGCCTTCCCCCTCGCCGCGCAAGGTCTGGGCGGTCCGCTCCGCGTCCGCGATGAGAATGGTGCGCTGGCGGTCGGCATCGGCCTGGATCTTGGCCTTCAGCTCTTCGCCCTCGGCGCGCAGTTGGGCGGCCTGGGCCACCCGCGAGGAGCGCATGCGGTTGTAGACCGCCTGGCTGGTCGCCTCGGGCAGGTCGGTGCGGCCGATGCGCACGTCCACCACCTCGACCCCGAATTCGGGCGCGACGCCCGCGACCGCGCCCTTGATCTTGTCCATCACCTCGGCGCGCTTGCCGGTCAGCATGTCCTGAAGATCGACCTTGGCGACCTCGGAACGGATCGCCGAGTTGAGCCGGCCGCCGAACACCTGGCGGAAATTGGCGAGCGTCACCGCGCGGCGGCGGAATTCGAGCGGATCGACGATGCGAAAGCGCGCGAAGGCGTCGACGTTGATCCGCTTCTGGTCCGAAAGAATTACTTCCTGCGCCGGCGGATCGAGATCGAGAATGCGGCGGTCGTAATAGGTGACGTCCTGGATGAACGGCAGTTTGACCTGGATTCCCGGCTCGCGCACCACGCGGATCGGATTGCCGAACTGCAGCACGATCGCCTGCTGCGTCT
This DNA window, taken from Rhodospirillales bacterium, encodes the following:
- a CDS encoding protease modulator HflC, coding for MNRPILVILGIVAATLIVVASSAVFVVHQTQQAIVLQFGNPIRVVREPGIQVKLPFIQDVTYYDRRILDLDPPAQEVILSDQKRINVDAFARFRIVDPLEFRRRAVTLANFRQVFGGRLNSAIRSEVAKVDLQDMLTGKRAEVMDKIKGAVAGVAPEFGVEVVDVRIGRTDLPEATSQAVYNRMRSSRVAQAAQLRAEGEELKAKIQADADRQRTILIADAERTAQTLRGEGEGIRTQTLNRAFGKDPAFFELYRTLEAYQGALSDGTTMILTPDSEFFRYFGGAAGASGEPARRPQR
- a CDS encoding DUF2065 domain-containing protein produces the protein MIDLVAALGLAIAIEGILYALFPDGMRRMMARALELPPSAIRATGLAAAVLGVGLVWLARR
- a CDS encoding serine protease, with protein sequence MTLFESSSRRGGHAVRPVPRAARLVALTAGMIAFTALSGAQARTAPDSFADLASELLPKVVNISTTQTVEGRGFEMPQLPPGSPFEDFFKEFFERNQGQQQQRPRRATSLGSGFVVDEAGFIATNNHVIQDADEITVIFHDGARLKAEVVGRDAKSDLAVLKVNPTGKLSATKFG